The window ACTAGTTTGAATCCAGGACCATAGTTGAACATCTTTTTTGAAACCAATAGGCTTTGTTATTTAGAATAacggaaaaagttctctgtccaggagtgtggcctacgccaggactcccatgagtctatttctctcctccccatgtgaaaagacacctctgccctcttgttttaagaaggagagagatagactcatgggactgctggcgtaggccacactcccgtacagaaaactgcttcccttagaATAACCCAAAAGCCAAGTTTCTGTGCACAATTGGCAAAAACTTAAAGATTTGCTCATGGGCTTGGTGCAAGCCCAAGTAGGAGGGGTTTACTGTATCTGTATGTCCTCTCATTATGTTACATGGACAAATGATGTATCTGTATGTCCTCTCATTATGTTACATGGACAAATGATGTGGTTAGAATGTTAGACCGTTGGGTTAGAAAAGAAATAGTCTAGATTAATCACGtatcaaatttttaaatatataatcAAATGCTCTTCTTTAGACCCTTTCACATTGATTTttgaattattatttattaaaaaaaaaataatatagtaATTCATGTCAGGAGACACAATGTACGCCTTAAGCTCAGAGAgcctttttccattttatttataattaaagtaAATGCTAGCTGTTTTAGTAAATAGGCCTTATCGTAATACTATTTCATATGGTTAACTCTTGCATGTCTAAATGTATATTTTATTAGTAAATAATGAAATTGTACTTATTTTAGGGTTCTGTGTTGGATGGTGGTGCTTATATCAGTTTAATCATTGGACAGAGGTTATGAACTGGATTTGCCAATCATCAAATTCCATAGCCGatatttttaagggaaaattatataagaaaaaataataaaaacaagtaggtttgactttgttttacacttaaatttcttataaaacctacttgttttgtaatattttttcttatctaAAAGATCTATGAAATTGcccctatttttaatgtgttggCAATTTCCCCTTTTATCTTCAGGCAATCCCTTCCCCAAAAGCCTCACCTTTTAATGGGTTTTCTTGCTTATTATGTCATCTTGTCAAACTTGTCATGTGAGCAGGGGATCCTGCCAATgcccacaaaatttgggccacCATGTGGCCAATATGAGAGCAATCTAGGAAAACCTTGCCATGCCCTACTGTAAGTGTAGGAACCAAAAGATGGCATTGCTCTGCTGTTTCTATATTTTCTACCATTCCCTGTATTCAAAAATGCCCACAACCACGAGTATATCAAACCATATGTATCTTGAATGCAGCTGCAATGTAAAGAATAAGACATACTGATTCAGTAAAATGTCTGTTGACTTGGATACCATTGCTCAAGTGTATTGGGTCAAGTTAGGGatgaaaccaaaagaaaaatgatcAGCACATATATAGACACATGTATAGTGCACTTGCAGGGTAATAAGCATTAAGCCCGATAGTTGCAATCAGCTTGCCAAATGAATACCTACCGGGGCATAACATGGTGTAACATCCTGCTTACATGGCAAATTGGTGAGCCTAAATTTTCTATCTCCTGAACAATAATTTCTTTGAAATATCTTGTATAGTCGATTGATCGCACAGTAGTTGTATGCTTTCTTGCATAAGGTAGATAATCACCAATCATCTTCAAGACTAACACGGTGAAAACACAAGACAGTACAGACGAGGATGAAGAAAGAAGTGAACTCTATGAACATGGCACCTGTCTCTATCAAATTAGCGTGCCTCAGGATTGCAGGAATGGCAATGCTCCCAACAGCGGATGCCCCTGTAAGGAACTTTGCAGCATCTATCCAGCTGCAAAACAGATAGCAACAATCAACATCACAGTGGATAATATTTCAAACGGGTTTCTGATTCAGAGTGTTTTGTGTGAGGATGCTACACTTGTCTCCTAATTACCTAGGTAATTATTAAGAAGATCAGAAACAGAGGGACTCTAACACAGCTTGGTCTCATGTTGGCTTTTTTGTTTGTATGTAAATGTTCCTGAGAAAATGAACTACAGTAATAGCTCAATACAACCAATAACTTCATGGATGGCATAAAACTATAAATGCCATTTCTGGAAGAAGCAAACTGGTACTATCTATCTAAATTATTCCTTGTCCATATAGAAGTGCAAAGGTATATCCAACTGTTAGAAAGAGTGTACTTCCAAAAACCATTATGTTTCAGTACTTTCCATTCTTCAAAGACTGAAGGGCATGAGTAAAGCATTTGTTGAAGGTGTTGTGTCCCAAAAGGCATTCCTTTTGAAATATATAGCATACAACACATGCTTCACAAAGGAAATGAGGTCAATGATCACAAGCCAAGATCATAAATCTAAATGGAATGAGCGTCATGAATGTCAAGtattcccaaaaaaatacaaagaattTAAAGATACAGTAAATTAATAGCATGAAACATTAACAGAGGGAAAATAACTTTCATAACTCAGAATAAGTAAAACAAGAGACTTACCCCCCACCATCCCTACTGGTCAAGAAATGAGTGGAGCCACCTCCAAAGAACAAACATGGCATAGGCACTAGAACATACATTAAAGCTGCAGGGAATATGAAGATTATGTCAACCTTTCTACTGGAAGGTAAAAATACTCAAAGGCCAATTGAGTGATTTCTGGCACTCTCTTACCTGTTAACATTGGCCACCAGTTGTTGTATATTGCACAAGCCTGCCACAAAACGTAAATAAGTCCATGAATTGAAAGCAAAATGAACAGATGGGGATAAAAGTAGTCTCCAAAAAGATACAGGGAAAGAACTTTACAGTCTTTTGCTCCAAATATACACTATTTTGGGGGGATATTATGCCAACATAATGATATCATAATACAAGGAATAGCATAGAGTGCAAAGCCCTTTAAGTTGGAGATGAAACATTCACAAAACATTAATGTGAAGGGGTTACCTAGGCATCAACTCCTGAGTAACAGTATTTGACATGTTTATGTAATGTAGGACTGCAATCGAATAGTCAAAGCAATCCAAAACAGAAGTCGATAATAGAGAATATATTTAACTCGATTCAGGAGAAATCAAATATTCCAATATCTATTAATTAGAACCatacaagagagaaagagaaagaagaagagaagaacaacaAAATTGACTGCAGAGAAGACTAGCAATCGGTAGCTAGGCTTCCCCCTTTATTTCtatgagtaaattactcccccctcccctcgattatgctctaatgacaaacccctcccctgggttttgaataatgactctcccctcc is drawn from Telopea speciosissima isolate NSW1024214 ecotype Mountain lineage chromosome 1, Tspe_v1, whole genome shotgun sequence and contains these coding sequences:
- the LOC122648554 gene encoding vacuolar protein sorting-associated protein 55 homolog, whose product is MFSASILLQILACAIYNNWWPMLTALMYVLVPMPCLFFGGGSTHFLTSRDGGGWIDAAKFLTGASAVGSIAIPAILRHANLIETGAMFIEFTSFFILVCTVLCFHRVSLEDDW